The Micromonospora sp. M71_S20 genome has a window encoding:
- a CDS encoding helix-turn-helix transcriptional regulator, translating into MSVPLYQAKAELFRTLGHPVRIRVLELLQDGPKPVRDLLAAIDVEASNLSQQLAVLRRAGMVTSRREGPLVMYALSTPDVADLLAAGRRILGAVLTDRDALLDELRSAGTQR; encoded by the coding sequence GTGTCGGTACCGCTCTACCAGGCCAAGGCGGAGCTGTTCCGCACCCTCGGCCACCCCGTCCGGATCCGGGTGCTGGAGCTGCTCCAGGACGGGCCGAAGCCGGTCCGCGACCTGCTGGCGGCGATCGACGTCGAGGCGTCCAACCTGTCGCAGCAGCTCGCGGTGCTGCGCCGGGCCGGCATGGTCACCTCCCGCCGGGAGGGGCCGCTGGTGATGTACGCGCTCAGCACCCCCGACGTGGCGGACCTGCTCGCCGCCGGTCGGCGCATTCTCGGCGCGGTCCTCACCGACCGGGACGCGCTGCTGGACGAGCTGCGGTCCGCCGGGACGCAGCGGTGA